Proteins encoded by one window of Ictidomys tridecemlineatus isolate mIctTri1 chromosome 7, mIctTri1.hap1, whole genome shotgun sequence:
- the LOC101961106 gene encoding olfactory receptor 9S13, which produces MPTLRNGNLSALPLREFVLEGFRGGVETQALLFAVFLALYVVTVLGNVSMIVVITLDARLHSPMYFFLKNLSFLDLCYSSVIAPNALANFLSSKAISFGGCAAQLFFFALLVTTEGLLLGVMAYDRFMAICSPLQYPVTMCPATCVRLVLGAYCGGCLNSIIETSLTFQLPFCSSNRIDHFFCDVPPLLRLACANTALNELVMFGICGFIIVGTTLVVLVSYGYIAVTILRMRSGSGRHKLFSTCGSHLTAVSLFYGTVFVMYAQPGAVGSMEQGKVVSVFYTLVIPMLNPLIYSLRNKDVKDALRRLGQVHSQAQDGVP; this is translated from the coding sequence ATGCCGACCCTCAGAAACGGAAACCTCTCGGCACTGCCCTTGCGGGAGTTTGTGCTGGAGGGCTTTAGAGGAGGGGTGGAGActcaagctctgctctttgctgTCTTCCTGGCCCTGTATGTGGTGACCGTCCTGGGCAACGTCTCCATGATCGTGGTCATCACCCTGGATGCCCGCCTGCActcccccatgtacttcttcctcaagAACCTGTCCTTCCTGGACCTCTGCTACTCCTCCGTCATCGCCCCCAATGCCCTGGCCAACTTCCTCTCCTCCAAGGCCATCAGCTTTGGGGGATGTGCCGCCCAGCTGTTCTTTTTTGCGCTGCTGGTTACCACTGAAGGCTTGCTGCTGGGAGtaatggcctatgaccgcttcATGGCCATCTGCAGCCCCCTGCAGTACCCTGTGACCATGTGTCCAGCTACGTGTGTCCGCCTGGTGCTCGGAGCCTACTGCGGAGGCTGCCTCAACTCCATCATAGAGACCAGCCTCACCTTCCAGCTGCCCTTCTGCAGCTCCAACCGCATCGACCACTTCTTCTGTGACGTGCCCCCGCTGCTCCGGCTGGCCTGTGCCAACACGGCTCTCAACGAGCTGGTCATGTTCGGCATCTGTGGTTTCATCATTGTGGGCACCACTCTGGTGGTCCTGGTCTCCTATGGCTACATCGCAGTGACCATCCTCAGGATGCGCTCAGGATCTGGGCGGCACAAGCTCTTCTCCACCTGTGGCTCCCACCTGACAGCCGTGTCTCTGTTTTATGGAACTGTGTTTGTGATGTACGCCCAGCCAGGAGCCGTGGGGTCCATGGAGCAGGGCAAGGTGGTCTCGGTCTTCTACACCCTGGTCATCCCGATGCTCAACCCCCTCATCTACAGCCTGCGGAACAAGGACGTGAAGGACGCCCTGCGGAGGCTGGGACAGGTACACAGCCAGGCCCAGGATGGTGTCCCCTGA
- the LOC144365698 gene encoding olfactory receptor 9S13-like encodes MPTLRNGNLSALPLHEFVLEGFRGGVEVQALLFAVFLALYVVTVLGNVSMIVVITLDARLHSPMYFFLKNLSFLDLCYSSVIAPNALANFLSSKAISFGGCAAQLFFFSFLGTTEAILLAIMAYDRFMAICSPLQYPVTMCPATCVRLVLGAYCGGCLNSIIETSLTFQLPFCSSNRIDHFFCDVPPLLRLACANTALNELVMFGICGFILVGTTLVVLVSYGYIAVTILRMRSGSGRHKLFSTCGSHLTAVSLFYGTVFVMYAQPGAVGSMEQGKVVSVFYTLVIPMLNPLIYSLRNKDVKDALRRLGQDF; translated from the coding sequence ATGCCGACCCTCAGAAACGGAAACCTCTCGGCACTGCCCTTGCACGAGTTTGTGCTGGAGGGCTTTAGAGGAGGGGTGGAGgttcaagctctgctctttgctgTCTTCCTGGCCCTGTATGTGGTGACCGTCCTGGGCAACGTCTCCATGATCGTGGTCATCACCCTGGATGCCCGCCTGCActcccccatgtacttcttcctcaagAACCTGTCCTTCCTGGACCTCTGCTACTCCTCCGTCATCGCCCCCAATGCCCTGGCCAACTTCCTCTCCTCCAAGGCCATCAGCTTTGGGGGATGTGCTGCCCAGCTgttcttcttctcctttcttgGTACCACTGAGGCTATACTTCTGGCTAtaatggcctatgaccgcttcATGGCCATCTGCAGCCCCCTGCAGTACCCTGTGACCATGTGTCCTGCTACGTGTGTCCGCCTGGTGCTCGGAGCCTACTGTGGAGGCTGCCTCAACTCCATCATAGAGACCAGCCTCACCTTCCAGCTGCCCTTCTGCAGCTCCAACCGCATCGACCACTTCTTCTGTGACGTGCCCCCCCTGCTCCGGCTGGCCTGTGCCAACACGGCTCTCAACGAGCTGGTCATGTTCGGCATCTGTGGTTTCATCCTTGTGGGCACCACTCTGGTGGTCCTGGTCTCCTATGGCTACATCGCAGTGACCATCCTCAGGATGCGCTCAGGATCTGGGCGGCACAAGCTCTTCTCCACCTGTGGCTCCCACCTGACAGCCGTGTCTCTGTTTTATGGAACTGTGTTTGTGATGTACGCCCAGCCAGGAGCCGTGGGGTCCATGGAGCAGGGCAAGGTGGTCTCGGTCTTCTACACCCTGGTCATCCCGATGCTCAACCCCCTCATCTACAGCCTGCGGAACAAGGACGTGAAGGACGCCCTGCGGAGGCTGGGACAG